In Finegoldia magna ATCC 53516, a genomic segment contains:
- a CDS encoding DeoR/GlpR family DNA-binding transcription regulator: protein MLKNDRLNKILQDLNKHGSITVQNLSKNFNVTPETIRRDLETLENENKLKRVYGGAILIDENIPEFDLITRKTINIEKKINLATITTDFVKEGSMIALDDSTTNVEISKSLIKQFNNISCITNSLSIAQILATNPSIKILLASGRLNNKDLFTYGLSAINFIKMYHPDIFFMSASGINLKHGIMDYGFDQYDIKTTMKQVSSKTFCVADSTKFGNTATIRVCNFNEVDGIITDQNLDSQIKENFSELGINLFYPENN from the coding sequence ATGCTAAAAAATGATAGATTAAATAAAATATTACAAGATTTAAATAAACATGGTAGCATCACAGTCCAAAATTTATCGAAAAATTTTAATGTTACTCCTGAAACTATACGCCGTGATCTAGAAACATTAGAAAATGAAAATAAATTAAAAAGAGTCTATGGAGGTGCTATTTTAATTGACGAAAACATTCCAGAATTTGATTTGATTACAAGAAAAACAATCAACATTGAAAAAAAAATAAATTTAGCTACTATAACTACTGACTTTGTTAAAGAAGGTTCTATGATAGCTCTAGACGACAGTACGACAAATGTAGAAATATCTAAATCATTAATAAAACAATTTAACAATATCTCATGTATAACGAACTCTCTGTCAATAGCACAAATATTAGCTACTAATCCTTCTATCAAAATATTACTTGCTTCTGGAAGACTTAATAATAAAGATTTATTTACATACGGATTATCAGCAATAAATTTTATCAAAATGTACCATCCTGATATATTTTTTATGAGTGCAAGTGGTATAAATTTGAAACACGGAATTATGGATTATGGATTTGATCAATATGATATAAAAACTACAATGAAGCAGGTCTCCTCAAAAACATTTTGTGTAGCTGATAGTACAAAATTTGGAAATACAGCAACTATTAGAGTTTGTAATTTTAATGAAGTTGATGGAATTATTACCGACCAGAATTTAGATTCTCAAATTAAGGAGAATTTCTCGGAATTAGGAATAAATCTTTTTTATCCGGAAAATAATTAA
- a CDS encoding sensor histidine kinase, protein MINWIKKSFRSIDGYVEKQLVDLLLYFSFGFILVFTVSFFIENIINVYNFSVAITLIYAMLAFFYSMVKVVRTIYKKKKNAFLIYQFISNFKGKYYNIYVESLLTLIFLMYTMATIMVTNRNLFGIIFIGAILAKIYISILINNLGKILLNKKVEAMYSGKDIDVFIDDEIYKDSVYLINHLHDSVISTMQDKINSEKMKTELITNISHDIKTPLTSIINYVDLLNHETDEAEKKRYIEILEYNAKRLKTMVIDLIYASKTGTGNIDIEMEVVELNELVLQVYGQFDSDFNKLGLDFEYSDKRKTVLMMTDGAKLSRVIENIFSNIVKYSKPNTKVYGECDVVDDNIILKFSNVSKNKIEVSAEELMGQFVRGERSRHSEGSGLGLYIAKNLIELLGGTSKISIDDDRFIYEINFKVTRKKKVK, encoded by the coding sequence ATGATAAACTGGATAAAGAAAAGTTTTAGATCTATCGATGGTTATGTTGAAAAACAATTGGTAGATTTACTACTGTATTTTAGTTTTGGTTTTATTCTTGTATTCACTGTATCATTTTTTATTGAAAATATAATTAATGTATATAATTTTTCAGTTGCCATAACGTTGATATATGCGATGCTTGCTTTTTTCTATTCAATGGTCAAGGTAGTAAGGACTATTTACAAAAAGAAAAAGAATGCATTTTTAATATATCAATTCATTAGTAATTTCAAAGGAAAATACTACAATATTTATGTTGAGTCATTATTAACTTTGATTTTTTTAATGTATACTATGGCAACGATTATGGTTACAAATAGGAATTTGTTTGGGATTATATTCATCGGTGCAATTTTAGCGAAAATTTACATATCAATTTTAATCAATAATCTTGGCAAAATACTGCTTAACAAAAAAGTTGAGGCTATGTATTCTGGAAAAGACATTGATGTGTTTATTGACGACGAAATTTACAAAGACTCTGTGTATTTGATTAACCATTTACATGATTCGGTTATTAGTACAATGCAAGATAAAATCAATTCAGAAAAAATGAAAACTGAATTGATTACAAATATTTCACATGATATCAAAACACCTTTAACTTCTATTATAAATTACGTGGATTTGCTGAATCATGAAACAGATGAAGCCGAAAAGAAAAGATATATTGAAATTCTAGAATATAACGCTAAAAGATTGAAAACTATGGTAATAGATTTGATTTATGCTTCTAAAACTGGAACAGGAAATATTGATATTGAAATGGAAGTTGTAGAGCTGAATGAATTAGTATTGCAAGTTTACGGTCAATTTGATTCTGATTTCAATAAGTTGGGACTGGATTTTGAATATAGTGATAAAAGAAAAACAGTATTGATGATGACAGATGGTGCAAAGTTATCTCGTGTAATCGAAAATATTTTTAGTAACATTGTGAAGTATTCAAAACCTAACACAAAAGTATACGGTGAATGTGATGTAGTCGATGACAATATTATTCTGAAATTTTCTAATGTATCCAAGAATAAGATTGAAGTGAGCGCAGAAGAATTGATGGGGCAATTTGTAAGAGGGGAAAGGTCACGCCATTCTGAAGGTAGTGGACTTGGTTTGTACATTGCGAAGAATTTGATAGAATTGCTTGGAGGAACAAGTAAAATATCAATTGATGACGATAGATTTATTTATGAGATTAATTTTAAAGTAACTAGAAAAAAGAAAGTAAAATAG
- a CDS encoding response regulator transcription factor — MYNIMVVDDEKDIVKAIEIYLKTDNYNVLKAYNGYDALELMEKNKIDLFLVDIMMEGMDGLELTQKIREVSNAPIIILSAKSELNDKVMGLNLGADDYITKPFDAVELLARIKSCLRRLELSKDNSLNGNVFSAGRLTINDDKKEVLIDGEEIKLTPYEYGIILLLLKNKGIVFTSEEIYENVWEAPPYDVKKIVSVHISRLREKVEINPRRPDLIKSVYGMGYKIEDI; from the coding sequence ATGTACAATATTATGGTTGTCGACGACGAAAAAGACATAGTAAAAGCCATAGAAATATATTTGAAAACAGATAATTACAATGTGTTGAAGGCTTATAATGGTTACGATGCATTAGAATTAATGGAAAAGAATAAAATAGATTTATTTTTGGTAGATATAATGATGGAAGGAATGGACGGATTAGAACTAACTCAAAAAATAAGAGAAGTATCTAACGCGCCAATCATAATTTTGTCTGCAAAAAGCGAACTGAATGATAAGGTTATGGGATTGAATTTGGGTGCTGACGATTATATTACGAAACCTTTCGATGCTGTAGAATTATTGGCTAGAATCAAATCTTGTTTGAGAAGATTAGAACTTAGCAAAGACAATTCTTTAAATGGTAATGTGTTCTCAGCAGGAAGATTGACAATCAACGACGACAAAAAAGAAGTATTGATTGATGGTGAAGAAATAAAGTTAACTCCTTATGAGTACGGAATAATTTTACTTTTATTGAAAAACAAGGGAATAGTATTCACATCAGAAGAAATTTATGAAAATGTGTGGGAAGCTCCTCCTTATGATGTAAAAAAAATAGTTTCAGTCCACATATCAAGACTCAGAGAAAAAGTTGAAATCAATCCTAGAAGACCTGATTTGATTAAATCTGTGTATGGAATGGGATATAAGATAGAGGATATTTAA
- the uvrA gene encoding excinuclease ABC subunit UvrA encodes MSKDKIVIKGAKENNLKNVDLTIPRNKMVVFTGLSGSGKSSLAFDTIYAEGQRRYVESLSSYARQFLGQMDKPDVEYIEGLSPSISIDQKTTNNNPRSTVGTVTEIYDYFRLLFARVGTAYCPVCGKEIVSQTVDQIVDSVKELEERSRIQILSPVVKGKKGEFKKLLQNLRKDGFIRAIVDGEQVELAEEIELDKNKKHDIDVIVDRIIIKEGIDSRLTDSIETALRLSENNVKVDVIGKDVISYSTSMSCPDGHISYQELEPRDFSFNNPFGMCPHCNGLGFHKKVDEDLVIPNKELSILQGAIDPYQSSKPGGYYFEIIKAIADSYDFPLDKPIKEAPKKMINEILNGSKKNLSFIFDSHFSGRKKFNGKFEGVLKNLEERYNRSTTDSMHQKIGEYMTDVECDYCHGARLKDEYLSVRINEKNIYEICQMPVKDSLQWFKDLELEESKKFIGDEILKEIISRLQFLNDVGLDYLTLDRSASTLSGGESQRIRLATQIGSALVGVVYVLDEPSIGLHQRDNDKLIKALRNLTDIGNTLVVVEHDEDTMKECDYLVDIGPGAGVHGGEIVACGTIDDIIKEKRSITGKYLSGELAIPVPEQRRKPNGYLEFKGCKENNLKNINAKFALSCFNCVTGVSGSGKSSLVNEIVYKKLARDLNNAKMKNGKFKSATGIENLDKVVQIDQSPIGRTPRSNPATYTKVFDLIRDLFASTPEANMRGYQKGRFSFNVKGGRCEACKGDGTIKVEMHFLPDVYVPCDVCKGKRYNRETLQVKYKGKNIADVLDMTIDEALEFFRNFPPIKNKLQTLQDVGLGYIKLGQSSTELSGGEAQRVKLASELSKKSTGKTVYILDEPTTGLHSADIDKLIEVLQRLVDQGNTVIVIEHNLDVIKVADYIIDLGPEGGNGGGQVIFQGTPEKLISKKNSYTGQYLVPKLNR; translated from the coding sequence ATGAGCAAAGATAAAATTGTTATAAAAGGTGCTAAGGAGAATAATCTAAAAAATGTGGACCTTACCATTCCTAGGAATAAAATGGTCGTGTTTACTGGATTGAGTGGGTCAGGTAAATCTTCTTTGGCATTTGACACTATATATGCGGAAGGGCAACGAAGATATGTAGAATCTTTGAGTTCTTACGCACGCCAATTTTTAGGGCAAATGGATAAACCAGATGTAGAATACATTGAAGGATTGTCGCCTTCGATATCTATAGACCAAAAAACAACTAACAACAACCCACGTTCAACAGTGGGAACTGTTACAGAAATATACGATTATTTTAGACTACTTTTCGCAAGAGTTGGAACTGCTTATTGTCCTGTTTGCGGGAAAGAAATTGTTAGCCAAACTGTCGACCAAATTGTAGATAGTGTGAAAGAATTAGAGGAACGTTCCAGAATTCAAATTTTAAGTCCTGTAGTAAAAGGCAAAAAGGGTGAATTTAAAAAACTTCTTCAAAATTTGAGAAAAGATGGTTTCATAAGAGCAATTGTAGATGGTGAGCAAGTTGAATTAGCTGAGGAAATAGAACTTGATAAAAACAAAAAACACGATATTGATGTAATTGTCGACAGAATTATAATTAAAGAAGGAATTGATTCAAGGCTAACAGATTCTATAGAAACTGCTCTGAGATTATCTGAAAATAATGTAAAAGTTGATGTTATTGGCAAAGATGTAATTTCCTACAGTACATCAATGAGTTGTCCAGATGGACATATTTCTTACCAAGAATTAGAGCCAAGAGATTTTTCTTTCAATAATCCATTTGGGATGTGTCCGCATTGTAATGGACTTGGTTTTCATAAAAAGGTTGATGAAGATTTGGTCATTCCTAATAAAGAATTATCTATTTTACAAGGTGCAATAGATCCTTATCAATCTTCGAAACCAGGTGGATATTATTTTGAAATAATAAAGGCAATTGCTGATTCTTATGATTTTCCATTGGACAAACCAATAAAAGAAGCTCCAAAGAAAATGATAAATGAAATTTTAAATGGATCTAAGAAAAATCTCTCATTTATTTTTGATAGCCATTTTTCTGGACGAAAAAAATTCAACGGTAAATTTGAAGGAGTTTTGAAAAACTTAGAAGAAAGATACAATAGAAGTACGACAGATTCTATGCATCAAAAAATTGGTGAGTATATGACTGACGTTGAATGCGATTATTGTCATGGAGCTAGATTAAAAGATGAGTATTTGTCAGTTCGCATAAATGAAAAAAATATTTACGAAATTTGCCAAATGCCTGTAAAAGATTCTCTTCAATGGTTCAAAGATTTGGAATTGGAAGAGTCCAAGAAATTTATTGGAGACGAAATATTGAAGGAAATTATAAGTAGACTTCAATTTTTGAATGATGTTGGGCTTGATTATTTGACTTTGGATAGATCTGCTTCTACTTTATCTGGTGGAGAATCTCAGAGAATTAGATTGGCAACACAAATTGGATCTGCATTGGTCGGCGTTGTCTATGTATTAGATGAGCCTTCAATTGGCCTTCACCAAAGAGACAATGATAAATTGATTAAAGCGCTTAGAAACTTAACGGATATTGGAAATACTTTGGTAGTGGTTGAACACGATGAAGATACGATGAAAGAATGCGATTATCTTGTTGACATCGGACCGGGGGCTGGTGTTCATGGAGGCGAAATCGTAGCTTGTGGAACTATTGATGATATTATAAAAGAAAAAAGATCCATTACAGGGAAGTATTTGTCTGGCGAATTGGCAATTCCTGTTCCGGAACAAAGACGAAAACCAAATGGATATTTAGAATTTAAAGGTTGCAAAGAAAATAACCTAAAGAATATAAATGCGAAATTTGCACTTTCATGCTTCAACTGTGTTACAGGAGTTTCAGGATCTGGCAAATCTTCATTGGTCAACGAAATTGTCTACAAGAAATTAGCCAGAGATTTGAATAATGCGAAGATGAAGAATGGTAAATTCAAATCAGCCACTGGAATTGAAAATTTGGATAAAGTTGTACAAATAGATCAATCTCCGATTGGTAGAACGCCACGAAGTAATCCAGCGACTTATACAAAAGTATTTGATTTGATAAGAGATTTGTTTGCATCGACTCCTGAAGCAAACATGAGAGGATATCAAAAAGGAAGATTTTCATTTAACGTAAAGGGTGGAAGGTGTGAAGCTTGTAAGGGCGATGGAACTATAAAGGTAGAAATGCACTTTTTACCAGACGTTTATGTTCCATGTGACGTTTGTAAAGGAAAAAGATATAACAGAGAAACTTTGCAAGTAAAATACAAAGGCAAAAACATCGCCGATGTTTTGGATATGACAATTGATGAAGCGTTAGAATTTTTTAGAAATTTTCCGCCAATTAAAAATAAATTGCAAACTTTACAAGATGTAGGTTTGGGATATATTAAATTAGGACAATCTTCAACTGAATTATCCGGTGGAGAAGCGCAAAGAGTAAAACTTGCCAGTGAATTATCTAAAAAAAGTACAGGAAAAACTGTATATATTTTGGATGAACCAACTACGGGTCTTCATTCAGCAGATATTGATAAATTAATTGAAGTCTTGCAAAGACTTGTGGATCAAGGGAATACCGTTATTGTTATTGAACACAATCTTGATGTTATTAAGGTCGCGGATTATATTATCGATTTGGGACCTGAAGGAGGAAATGGTGGAGGACAAGTTATCTTCCAAGGAACTCCTGAAAAATTAATTAGTAAGAAAAATTCATATACTGGGCAATATTTGGTTCCAAAATTGAATCGTTAA
- the uvrB gene encoding excinuclease ABC subunit UvrB — MEFKLHSKFKPTGDQPQAIDKLANGLENGKNHQILKGVTGSGKTFTMANIIQKVQRPTLVIAHNKTLAYQLASEFREFFPENAVEFFVSYYDYYQPEAYVVQSDTYIEKDSSINEELDKLRHSATMSLFERRDVIIVSSVSCIYGLGDPIDYENLVISLRPGMEKDRTEVMKKLIDIQYVRNDINFTRGTFRVRGDSLDIFPASSGEKSVRIEFFGDEIDRITEIDALTGEIVGERNHVAIYPASHYATTQKKVEKAIVTIEEELEDRSKYFKDHNKLLEAQRLEQRTRYDIEMLKEMGFCTGIENYSRHMSQRKPGSRPYTLIDYFPKDFVTMIDESHVTVPQIGGMYEGDRSRKTSLVDYGFRLPSALDNRPLRFNEFESMMNQVIYVSATPGKYEKAKTNEVVEQIIRPTGLLDPKIEVRPTKGQIDDLVSEINKTIEKGERVLITTLTKKMSEDLTRYLEDLDIKVTYLHSDIDTIERMEIIRDLREGKYDVLVGINLLREGLDLPEVSLIAILDADKEGFLRSETSLIQTIGRAARNSNGHVIMYGDTITRSMDVAITETNRRREIQKEYNEEHNIIPTTINKSVRKRIQNTFVAEENESYDVNKVTEFSKDEIEVIIENLNTEMLKAAEELDFERAATLRDQIRNLKNTY, encoded by the coding sequence ATGGAATTTAAATTACATTCAAAATTCAAGCCAACAGGTGATCAACCACAAGCGATTGATAAACTTGCAAATGGTTTGGAAAATGGAAAAAATCATCAAATTTTAAAAGGAGTTACTGGTTCAGGTAAAACTTTTACTATGGCTAATATTATTCAAAAAGTTCAAAGACCGACTTTGGTTATAGCTCACAACAAAACTTTGGCATATCAGTTAGCTAGTGAGTTTAGGGAATTTTTCCCAGAAAATGCGGTTGAATTTTTTGTTTCGTATTACGATTATTATCAACCAGAAGCATACGTTGTTCAATCGGACACTTATATAGAAAAAGATTCAAGTATCAATGAGGAATTAGACAAGCTTCGCCACAGTGCTACGATGAGTTTATTCGAAAGAAGAGATGTAATTATAGTTTCTTCTGTATCTTGTATTTACGGCTTGGGTGATCCTATTGATTATGAAAATTTGGTTATATCTTTGCGTCCAGGAATGGAAAAAGATAGAACTGAAGTTATGAAAAAATTAATCGACATTCAATACGTTAGAAATGACATTAATTTCACCAGAGGAACTTTCAGAGTAAGAGGAGATAGCTTGGATATTTTCCCAGCATCTAGTGGAGAAAAAAGCGTAAGGATAGAATTTTTTGGCGACGAAATAGATAGAATTACTGAAATTGATGCTTTGACTGGAGAAATCGTCGGAGAAAGAAATCACGTTGCCATTTATCCTGCAAGTCACTATGCAACGACTCAGAAAAAAGTCGAAAAAGCTATCGTAACTATTGAAGAAGAATTAGAAGATAGATCAAAATACTTTAAAGATCACAATAAATTGTTGGAAGCTCAAAGATTAGAGCAAAGAACGAGATACGATATAGAAATGTTAAAAGAAATGGGATTTTGTACTGGAATAGAAAACTATTCAAGACATATGTCCCAGAGAAAGCCTGGAAGCAGACCTTACACTCTTATCGATTATTTCCCAAAAGATTTCGTGACAATGATTGACGAATCACACGTTACTGTTCCACAAATCGGAGGAATGTATGAGGGAGATAGGTCCAGAAAAACTAGCTTGGTTGATTATGGTTTCAGATTGCCTTCTGCATTGGACAATCGTCCTTTGAGATTTAATGAATTTGAATCGATGATGAATCAAGTAATTTATGTGTCAGCAACTCCAGGAAAATATGAAAAAGCAAAAACTAATGAAGTAGTTGAACAAATTATCAGACCTACAGGATTATTAGATCCAAAAATTGAAGTTCGTCCTACAAAGGGACAAATCGACGATTTGGTTAGTGAAATCAATAAAACTATTGAAAAAGGTGAACGTGTTCTGATCACAACTCTTACTAAAAAAATGAGTGAAGATTTGACACGATATCTTGAAGATTTGGATATAAAAGTAACATATTTGCATTCAGATATTGATACGATTGAAAGAATGGAAATAATCAGAGATTTGAGAGAAGGAAAATACGATGTACTTGTTGGTATCAACCTTTTGAGAGAGGGATTGGATTTACCAGAAGTTTCTTTGATTGCGATTTTGGATGCTGATAAGGAAGGTTTCCTACGTTCAGAGACTTCTCTTATACAAACTATTGGTAGAGCTGCTAGAAACTCAAATGGTCACGTTATTATGTACGGTGATACGATTACTAGGTCGATGGATGTGGCTATCACAGAAACTAATAGGCGTAGAGAAATACAAAAAGAATACAACGAAGAACACAACATTATTCCAACTACTATTAATAAATCTGTTAGAAAAAGAATCCAAAATACTTTCGTGGCAGAAGAAAATGAAAGTTATGATGTTAATAAAGTTACGGAATTTTCAAAGGACGAAATAGAAGTTATTATTGAAAATTTGAACACAGAAATGTTAAAAGCTGCAGAAGAATTGGATTTCGAGAGAGCTGCTACACTTAGAGATCAAATCAGGAATTTGAAAAACACTTACTAA
- a CDS encoding dicarboxylate/amino acid:cation symporter: protein MSKTEKKKLGLIPKLLIAIGLGTLAGLYMPQWFVKTAVTFSSMFGAFLNFVIPLMIIAFVTKGIADLGEGAGKLLLVTVVIAYASTLIGGSLSYVMSSNIFPAFISPDQVSKIQASTKIVMDPFFEVPIKPFFDVTSSIIFAFMMGIAISWLRKQGKGEFCYGLVGEFNDIITKVLSTAIVPLLPFFIFGNFSKMAFTGSVFAVLSIFWKIFLCVIALHLIYVSVLFVISGIYTKKNPVKLIKNQIKGYLTAIGTQSSVATIPVNLECAKQNSVSKSIRDFVIPLGATVHMPGSMITITACTFTILTMYGMNHSYLLMLRYMAILGIAMVAAPGAPGGAVMSALPFLPVVGIPSEGELASLLITLYLTQDSFGTAANISGDTAISVAIDKIFNRHIVKNDEYKDGFNEKVINEEDL from the coding sequence ATGAGTAAAACTGAAAAGAAAAAACTAGGATTAATACCAAAATTATTAATCGCGATCGGATTAGGTACTTTAGCTGGTTTGTATATGCCTCAATGGTTCGTAAAAACTGCTGTAACATTCTCATCAATGTTCGGAGCATTTCTAAACTTTGTTATTCCACTTATGATTATCGCTTTTGTAACAAAAGGAATTGCTGATCTTGGAGAGGGAGCTGGAAAATTATTATTAGTAACGGTTGTAATTGCTTATGCATCTACATTAATTGGTGGATCATTATCATACGTTATGAGTTCAAATATTTTCCCAGCATTTATAAGTCCAGATCAAGTTTCTAAGATTCAAGCTTCAACCAAAATAGTAATGGATCCATTTTTTGAGGTTCCAATCAAACCATTTTTTGATGTAACTTCATCGATTATTTTTGCATTTATGATGGGAATTGCAATTTCATGGTTAAGGAAACAAGGCAAAGGTGAATTTTGTTATGGATTAGTTGGAGAATTTAATGACATAATAACAAAAGTATTATCGACTGCAATTGTACCGTTATTACCTTTCTTTATTTTTGGTAATTTTTCAAAAATGGCATTCACAGGATCTGTATTTGCAGTGCTTTCAATTTTCTGGAAGATATTCTTATGTGTAATTGCACTTCATTTAATATATGTATCAGTATTATTTGTAATAAGTGGTATTTACACAAAGAAAAATCCTGTAAAACTTATCAAAAATCAAATCAAAGGATATTTGACAGCTATAGGAACGCAATCATCTGTTGCAACAATTCCAGTCAACTTGGAATGTGCTAAACAAAACTCTGTAAGTAAAAGTATCAGAGATTTTGTAATTCCACTGGGAGCTACGGTTCATATGCCAGGTTCAATGATTACAATTACTGCTTGTACTTTTACAATATTAACAATGTATGGAATGAATCATTCTTACTTACTAATGTTAAGATATATGGCAATTCTTGGAATAGCTATGGTTGCCGCACCAGGAGCTCCGGGTGGAGCAGTTATGAGTGCTTTGCCATTTTTGCCAGTAGTTGGAATTCCATCAGAAGGTGAACTTGCATCATTATTGATTACACTTTATTTGACACAAGATTCATTTGGAACTGCTGCGAATATTTCTGGGGATACTGCAATCTCTGTAGCTATCGATAAAATATTCAACAGACATATTGTAAAGAACGATGAATACAAAGACGGTTTCAATGAAAAAGTAATAAATGAAGAAGATTTATAA